The following proteins are encoded in a genomic region of Chlamydiota bacterium:
- a CDS encoding DUF2079 domain-containing protein, which translates to MKLFSASKWIFPKFIFLATCVAALLIFRSDYAAFSWGKFTFSDYGKYTNTIWNCGHGHFFKYLVDYTYLSTHLSFTLALLGPFFLIWDNPFLLSFIQWMGLLTGGFILWRMAREGRCGENLTAAILFFYVANPFTQTVMLSEFHGVALYFCLIPWLYHCLSSHKKYVGLPFILLLGLREDTGWVIAPMLFYFGVKDRWRLGYLLAALAFLYSFFAISVLFPFFGGVGFLQRRGKVSDLIEFQVFKFHWEQWILRLKPLLWWGLSASFFLRKKGWIPLLLFPSSALAISLTSKLPPVYLLKYHYSVGIITCLTMAIIEALTQRLKVEPGSFHGLRYALFLVLVTLLWHHAAGFLPFGKSNNRIYSTLHPEGQNILQVVKHIPKEGLLLCQDDLAGFCANRKELMTWEYFDSRRYRPHVILVKLKSLGRYRKEYEALIQSGEFLVKYDHDGFIIWERVSPVPGPH; encoded by the coding sequence ATGAAATTATTTTCAGCGTCCAAATGGATTTTCCCCAAGTTTATATTTCTTGCGACCTGTGTTGCCGCCCTTCTTATCTTTCGCAGTGATTATGCTGCTTTTAGCTGGGGGAAATTTACATTTTCAGATTACGGGAAATACACCAACACCATCTGGAACTGTGGACACGGTCATTTCTTCAAATATCTTGTCGATTATACGTATTTGAGTACACACCTTTCCTTTACCCTTGCCCTGCTCGGCCCGTTTTTTCTGATTTGGGATAACCCCTTTTTACTCTCTTTCATACAATGGATGGGATTGCTTACAGGGGGCTTTATTCTTTGGCGCATGGCTCGTGAAGGGAGATGCGGGGAAAATTTAACGGCAGCGATTTTATTTTTTTACGTTGCAAACCCATTTACTCAGACGGTGATGCTGTCAGAGTTTCATGGGGTAGCTCTTTACTTTTGTCTCATTCCCTGGCTCTATCATTGTCTTTCGAGTCACAAAAAATATGTAGGGCTCCCCTTTATTTTATTGTTGGGGTTAAGAGAGGATACGGGTTGGGTGATTGCTCCCATGCTTTTTTATTTTGGAGTGAAGGATCGATGGCGATTAGGCTATCTTTTGGCGGCTTTAGCTTTTTTGTACAGTTTTTTTGCAATCAGTGTTTTATTTCCCTTTTTTGGCGGTGTTGGTTTTCTCCAAAGACGAGGAAAAGTTTCAGATTTGATTGAATTTCAAGTTTTTAAATTCCATTGGGAACAATGGATTTTAAGGTTGAAACCTCTTCTTTGGTGGGGCTTGTCAGCGAGTTTCTTTTTGCGTAAAAAAGGTTGGATTCCTCTTCTCCTTTTTCCATCCTCTGCGCTTGCCATTTCGCTTACCTCAAAATTGCCGCCCGTTTACTTATTAAAATATCACTACTCGGTTGGGATTATAACCTGTTTGACGATGGCGATTATAGAGGCGCTGACTCAGCGATTAAAAGTGGAACCAGGGTCGTTTCATGGTTTAAGGTATGCACTCTTTTTGGTGTTGGTGACCCTTCTTTGGCATCATGCGGCAGGTTTCTTGCCTTTCGGAAAAAGTAATAACCGGATTTATTCTACCCTTCATCCAGAAGGTCAGAATATTCTTCAAGTGGTTAAGCACATTCCTAAAGAGGGCCTGCTGCTTTGCCAGGATGATCTTGCGGGGTTTTGTGCCAACCGTAAGGAATTAATGACCTGGGAGTATTTTGATTCGAGACGTTATAGGCCCCATGTGATTCTTGTTAAGTTGAAAAGTTTGGGAAGGTATCGAAAAGAATATGAAGCCTTGATTCAAAGCGGGGAGTTTTTAGTGAAATACGATCATGATGGTTTTATCATTTGGGAAAGAGTTTCTCCTGTCCCTGGGCCTCATTAA